A window of the Pseudomonas fluorescens genome harbors these coding sequences:
- a CDS encoding serine kinase/phosphatase: MTDSRRPFDAVQPEPIDDNEDRMGSVHELDFDDEQPSAKIGEELPEREREQLMPRERVREAGFTGASTADHEPTDDDLSPETLIREDGARDAQEFGGDNQADWDLSVVDEDDIGGGNGLDEAELARRDPLDRKR, translated from the coding sequence ATGACTGATTCACGACGTCCCTTCGATGCGGTGCAACCGGAGCCCATCGATGATAACGAAGACCGCATGGGTTCAGTGCATGAGCTGGATTTCGACGACGAACAGCCCAGTGCGAAGATCGGCGAGGAACTGCCCGAACGCGAGCGCGAACAGTTGATGCCACGTGAGCGTGTGCGCGAAGCGGGTTTCACCGGGGCATCGACTGCCGACCATGAGCCCACCGACGATGACCTGAGCCCGGAAACCCTGATCCGTGAGGACGGTGCCCGGGATGCCCAGGAGTTCGGCGGCGACAATCAGGCCGATTGGGATCTGAGCGTGGTCGACGAGGACGACATCGGCGGCGGCAACGGACTGGACGAAGCGGAACTGGCGCGCCGCGATCCGCTGGATCGCAAGCGTTGA
- the rimI gene encoding ribosomal protein S18-alanine N-acetyltransferase, with protein MSDAVSFRPMTEADLDAVLKIEFAAYSHPWTRGIFLDGLGKYQIWLMFEGEQQVGHGVVQIILDEAHLLNITVKPENQGRGLGLTLLEYLMSRAYAADARECFLEVRDSNTSAFRLYERYGFNEIGRRRDYYPAVGGREDAVVMACTLVD; from the coding sequence ATGAGTGACGCTGTATCGTTTCGCCCGATGACCGAGGCGGATCTGGACGCTGTGCTGAAGATTGAATTCGCCGCGTACAGCCATCCGTGGACCCGCGGGATTTTTCTCGACGGTCTGGGCAAGTACCAGATCTGGCTGATGTTCGAAGGTGAGCAGCAAGTGGGGCACGGGGTGGTGCAGATCATTCTTGATGAGGCGCACCTGCTCAACATCACGGTCAAGCCGGAAAACCAGGGGCGCGGGCTTGGACTGACCCTGCTCGAATACCTGATGTCCCGCGCCTACGCCGCCGATGCCCGGGAATGTTTCCTGGAAGTGCGCGACAGCAACACGTCGGCCTTTCGCCTGTACGAGCGCTATGGCTTCAACGAGATCGGTCGGCGCCGGGATTACTACCCGGCGGTCGGCGGGCGTGAAGATGCCGTGGTCATGGCCTGCACGCTGGTCGACTGA
- a CDS encoding energy transducer TonB, with protein sequence MQVVNWLPRTELPFAAPSRPELLDMPEPEIAAPVIPATPAEAPVQPAARPVERPKIEIPRPSPASTRTGAKPVEEVDETPVVAKPAPVPPPRFALQLLRAGRCLLLVELPTGEAFQSRDPAYLLLKDMLRAAGLPDAPQIVGEPVRWPWLNRGTMDQGPEAARDFVQGFLSVQMEAAPCACLWLIGLPAVRFAGEADAEAFNSELQIEGLGLAWAVPGLELLMEEPQRKAAVWQAMRRLMARWKESNE encoded by the coding sequence ATGCAGGTGGTCAACTGGCTGCCGCGCACCGAATTGCCCTTTGCTGCGCCGTCGCGGCCCGAGCTGCTGGACATGCCCGAGCCCGAAATTGCTGCGCCGGTGATCCCGGCAACCCCGGCCGAAGCGCCGGTGCAGCCGGCCGCGCGTCCGGTCGAGCGGCCGAAAATCGAGATTCCGCGACCTTCGCCGGCCAGCACCCGCACGGGCGCCAAACCGGTCGAAGAAGTCGACGAAACACCCGTGGTGGCCAAGCCGGCACCGGTCCCGCCACCGCGTTTTGCCCTGCAATTGCTGCGCGCCGGCCGTTGCCTGCTGCTGGTGGAGTTACCCACAGGCGAAGCTTTCCAGTCCCGCGATCCTGCTTATCTGTTGCTCAAGGACATGCTGCGTGCCGCCGGTCTGCCGGACGCGCCGCAGATTGTCGGTGAGCCGGTGCGCTGGCCGTGGCTGAACCGCGGCACGATGGATCAGGGCCCGGAAGCGGCCCGGGATTTCGTCCAGGGTTTCCTGTCGGTGCAGATGGAGGCGGCGCCGTGCGCCTGCCTGTGGCTGATCGGCCTGCCGGCGGTGCGCTTTGCCGGTGAAGCAGATGCCGAGGCGTTCAACAGTGAGTTGCAAATCGAGGGTCTTGGCCTGGCGTGGGCCGTGCCGGGGCTGGAATTGTTGATGGAAGAGCCACAGCGCAAGGCCGCCGTGTGGCAAGCCATGCGTCGGCTGATGGCGCGCTGGAAAGAATCGAATGAGTGA
- the mksB gene encoding Mks condensin complex protein MksB, whose amino-acid sequence MIEPKRVLRALAEHWALLEPLCEHFDQGTLSLNELRTQLAAQQLDSTPQDITSLLDVWIRLDILVPVAKSPNRFELNAQIHDFLAYLRREHRLGLCLEIEAYLRHLERLAGYIQDAFDVRDGNDLARQLRLLDMRVRDVLKKLDNDEQALVAVAERAKTSDRQIPLRQRYAEVLATWDEYVEPMIDLVNADGAFEQGVRKVETVLLKMLSEQQRLGHLVDDDMLLRTHARILEMQTSAQLTLRHARELLLPLREEARRHNAVTRGAALALAAIRRKGIDAVPQAAMPLFTRPQSTFLGSASQVEAYVYALARFEPKPARFPKAHKSQKTGDAPRAPRTVREMVDRCEESLPMPDLMTWLLEQEPDGATDELLYWFSRLSREKRFKRERLERREYHTHEHQVSLRSFALLSAGDTAAEDSASIPNAS is encoded by the coding sequence ATGATCGAACCCAAGCGCGTCTTGCGCGCCCTCGCTGAACACTGGGCACTTCTGGAGCCACTGTGCGAGCACTTCGACCAGGGCACCCTGAGCCTCAACGAACTGCGCACGCAACTGGCCGCCCAGCAACTGGACAGCACGCCGCAGGACATCACCAGCCTGCTCGACGTGTGGATCCGCCTCGACATTCTGGTTCCCGTGGCCAAAAGCCCGAACCGTTTCGAGCTCAATGCGCAGATTCACGACTTCCTCGCCTACCTGCGCCGCGAGCACCGTCTGGGCCTGTGCCTGGAGATCGAAGCCTATCTGCGTCACCTCGAGCGTCTGGCCGGTTATATCCAGGACGCGTTCGACGTCCGCGACGGCAATGATCTGGCGCGTCAGCTGCGTCTGCTCGACATGCGCGTGCGCGACGTTCTGAAGAAACTCGACAACGACGAACAGGCGCTGGTGGCCGTGGCCGAGCGGGCCAAGACCAGCGACCGGCAGATTCCGCTGCGTCAGCGTTATGCCGAAGTACTGGCGACGTGGGACGAATACGTCGAGCCGATGATCGATCTGGTGAACGCCGACGGTGCTTTCGAGCAAGGCGTGCGCAAGGTCGAAACCGTGCTGTTGAAGATGCTCAGCGAACAGCAGCGCCTTGGCCATCTGGTCGATGACGACATGCTGCTGCGCACCCACGCGCGCATCCTCGAAATGCAGACCAGCGCCCAGTTGACCCTGCGTCACGCCCGCGAGTTGCTGCTGCCGCTGCGTGAAGAAGCGCGCCGGCACAACGCCGTGACCCGTGGTGCTGCGCTGGCGCTGGCCGCGATCCGCCGCAAAGGCATCGACGCCGTGCCACAAGCCGCGATGCCGCTGTTCACCCGGCCGCAAAGCACCTTTCTCGGCAGCGCCAGTCAGGTCGAAGCCTATGTCTACGCCCTGGCCCGTTTCGAGCCGAAACCGGCGCGTTTCCCCAAGGCGCACAAATCGCAAAAGACCGGCGATGCCCCACGTGCACCGCGCACCGTGCGCGAGATGGTCGACCGCTGCGAAGAATCCCTGCCGATGCCGGACCTGATGACCTGGCTGCTGGAGCAGGAACCGGACGGCGCGACCGACGAATTGCTTTACTGGTTCTCGCGCCTTTCGCGGGAAAAACGCTTCAAGCGCGAGCGTCTGGAACGCCGCGAATACCATACTCACGAGCACCAGGTCAGCCTGCGCTCCTTCGCCCTGCTCTCGGCCGGCGACACCGCCGCCGAGGATTCTGCGAGCATCCCCAATGCATCTTGA
- the mksE gene encoding Mks condensin complex protein MksE, producing the protein MHLDLSELSQLAPIFRELFKGYHVSRRDPELYAQLSNFQDQYRTLFKALGFELVCDTRGFYYFVPDMAAAAVNKTAQRLALFTFILVEHLADQGRDPIAVLDGGSLGREELPSLLEKYRDLFIQAEVQTVEELEEKIMRRMTQLGFASEENGVYRFLPPMHRFLDVCLSVQQDRDLAASVHSVLPLPAPVLIDEAAEAKFLATDDPLDLSEFDEESEEDALARAIAEEQESDA; encoded by the coding sequence ATGCATCTTGATCTATCCGAACTGTCGCAACTCGCGCCGATCTTCCGCGAGCTGTTCAAGGGTTACCACGTCAGCCGCCGCGACCCGGAGCTGTACGCGCAACTGTCGAACTTCCAGGACCAGTACCGCACGCTGTTCAAGGCACTGGGTTTTGAACTGGTGTGCGACACCCGTGGTTTCTACTACTTCGTGCCGGACATGGCTGCGGCGGCGGTGAACAAGACAGCTCAGCGTCTGGCGCTGTTCACCTTCATCCTTGTCGAGCATCTGGCCGATCAGGGCCGCGATCCGATCGCCGTACTCGACGGCGGAAGCCTCGGCCGCGAAGAGCTGCCATCGCTGCTTGAGAAGTACCGTGACCTGTTCATCCAGGCCGAAGTGCAGACCGTTGAAGAGCTCGAAGAAAAAATCATGCGCCGCATGACCCAGCTCGGTTTCGCCAGCGAGGAAAACGGCGTGTACCGTTTCCTGCCGCCGATGCACCGTTTCCTTGACGTCTGCCTGTCGGTTCAACAGGACCGCGATCTGGCGGCCAGCGTGCACAGCGTCCTGCCGCTGCCGGCACCGGTGCTGATCGACGAAGCCGCCGAGGCCAAATTCCTCGCCACCGACGATCCGCTCGATCTTTCCGAATTTGATGAAGAGAGCGAAGAAGACGCACTGGCCAGAGCCATTGCCGAAGAACAGGAGTCCGACGCATGA